In a genomic window of Rhizobium tumorigenes:
- a CDS encoding phage tail protein: MAGFWNKSQSQIQDVNGKPMVGARAYFYKGGTTTPISVYGPYALGAVNKLPNPVVSDGNGFFPSVFFDSADEFYHVRITTAGGVIILDADGLPIIGPSGGAGGGGDNPVNPYAVATTGDLKMRFGTGFIPGWVQLNAKTIGSAISGASERANADTQPLFEYLWNNDQDLVIVGGRGSYAATDWAANKQLTLPDGRGRTLIGLDTMGNSPAGAMGGAIFLGWNGGEEKHTLIVSEMPSHSHGGVTDDAGNNTHAVSGTEAATGSNNISFRGNGGEHSQSTTAAGLHRHGVFTENVGGGLAHNNVQPSLACTIYIRL; this comes from the coding sequence ATGGCCGGCTTCTGGAATAAATCGCAGTCTCAGATCCAAGACGTCAATGGAAAGCCGATGGTCGGTGCCCGGGCGTACTTCTACAAAGGCGGCACGACAACACCGATCTCGGTCTACGGCCCTTATGCCCTGGGCGCGGTCAACAAGTTGCCGAACCCAGTCGTCAGCGATGGAAACGGCTTCTTTCCCTCTGTCTTTTTCGACAGCGCCGACGAATTTTATCACGTTCGCATCACCACAGCCGGCGGCGTCATTATTCTTGATGCTGATGGCTTGCCCATCATTGGACCGTCGGGAGGCGCCGGCGGAGGTGGGGACAATCCTGTTAATCCGTATGCCGTCGCCACGACCGGCGACCTCAAGATGCGCTTCGGAACTGGCTTCATTCCAGGATGGGTGCAGCTCAACGCAAAAACCATCGGTTCGGCCATCTCCGGCGCCTCGGAACGAGCCAATGCCGACACGCAGCCGCTGTTCGAGTATCTTTGGAACAATGACCAGGATCTCGTCATCGTCGGCGGTCGCGGCTCGTATGCGGCCACCGATTGGGCGGCGAACAAGCAACTGACGCTTCCCGACGGGCGCGGCAGAACACTCATCGGCCTCGACACGATGGGCAACAGCCCGGCCGGGGCGATGGGTGGCGCAATTTTTCTTGGCTGGAACGGCGGCGAGGAGAAGCACACGCTGATCGTCAGCGAAATGCCGTCTCACAGCCACGGCGGCGTGACCGACGATGCCGGCAACAATACCCACGCCGTTAGTGGGACAGAAGCCGCAACGGGCTCAAATAACATCAGCTTTCGCGGCAATGGCGGTGAGCATTCGCAGAGCACCACGGCGGCCGGGCTCCATCGCCACGGCGTCTTCACCGAAAATGTCGGCGGTGGGTTGGCGCACAACAACGTCCAGCCATCCTTGGCCTGCACCATTTACATAAGGTTGTGA
- a CDS encoding gp53-like domain-containing protein, translating to MSRTTIRMRVLPRFPARISGTNGIKSVRAGADLIVKNDFSDLIRIPGVDNQAKTFFLSWNADLDLYSILSFTDLFSAIPGVTGFMTAPVYDPQGRRSDVFAGIPAGGISSFATTILDDANGAAAWATLGALSSKGVNGYTKEPDGTITQYGKATGVGNDFSVVLPVVFPNAFRSVTLTPEGVTLTGIPTSALAFAADIATLGAFNVRPRFITNGGTVGVATQNVFWKAIGY from the coding sequence ATGAGCAGAACCACGATCCGCATGCGCGTGTTGCCACGCTTCCCGGCCCGCATCTCCGGCACCAACGGCATTAAAAGCGTTCGGGCGGGCGCTGATCTGATCGTCAAGAACGATTTCAGCGACCTGATCCGCATCCCGGGCGTTGATAACCAGGCGAAGACATTTTTCCTGTCCTGGAATGCCGACCTCGATCTGTACTCGATCCTCTCGTTCACCGACCTCTTCTCTGCCATCCCGGGCGTGACTGGGTTCATGACAGCACCGGTGTACGATCCTCAAGGGCGTCGATCCGATGTATTTGCAGGCATCCCAGCGGGCGGTATCTCATCATTTGCAACAACCATTCTCGATGACGCGAACGGGGCTGCTGCCTGGGCAACGTTGGGCGCTTTGTCCTCCAAAGGCGTAAACGGCTACACAAAGGAGCCGGACGGCACAATTACCCAGTATGGCAAGGCTACCGGTGTCGGTAACGACTTTTCGGTTGTGCTGCCTGTTGTCTTCCCGAATGCTTTCCGGTCGGTAACTCTCACCCCGGAAGGGGTGACATTGACTGGAATACCCACGTCAGCGCTAGCTTTCGCCGCTGACATCGCCACGCTCGGGGCATTCAACGTACGGCCTCGTTTCATCACCAACGGCGGCACAGTAGGCGTTGCGACACAAAATGTGTTTTGGAAAGCGATAGGGTATTAA
- a CDS encoding peptidoglycan-binding protein, with the protein MGDIVTAQQIRASALGTVNESNMNSALVSLNQYGATFGLDKRHRVAQYIAQIMHESGDFRYDRELWGPTPAQARYDTRTDLGNTPAVDGDGKKFLGRTGMQLTGKANYLAYEDWCRAQGLNPPDFIANPDLVNTDPWEGLAGLWYWDTHGLNRYADQGDIETITKRINGGLNGFADRLAHYTRISLVLLGYAPDAVRQFQSACGLSADGDVGPKTRAALHTALLALSGASIKDAGIQSAPVTDDKAVVPASIDKKVKDKTNNAAILFAGSGLGTTVITSAVGAGWQTVVAIGAVSIVALGLLVLLRRQIIAAIKDIRGEVEA; encoded by the coding sequence ATGGGCGACATCGTCACCGCTCAACAAATTCGCGCGTCTGCACTCGGGACCGTGAATGAGAGCAACATGAATTCCGCACTGGTTTCTCTAAATCAGTATGGCGCGACGTTCGGCCTCGATAAACGGCATCGGGTCGCTCAATACATCGCGCAAATCATGCACGAGAGCGGCGACTTTCGATATGACCGCGAGTTGTGGGGTCCGACCCCGGCGCAAGCCCGCTACGATACCCGCACGGACCTCGGCAACACGCCGGCCGTCGACGGTGACGGCAAGAAGTTTCTTGGTCGGACAGGAATGCAGCTGACCGGCAAGGCGAACTACCTCGCCTATGAAGATTGGTGCAGGGCTCAAGGGCTCAACCCTCCGGACTTCATCGCCAATCCGGACCTGGTGAACACCGATCCGTGGGAGGGCCTCGCCGGTCTCTGGTATTGGGACACGCATGGTCTCAACCGCTACGCCGACCAGGGCGACATCGAGACCATCACCAAGCGGATCAACGGCGGTCTGAATGGCTTTGCCGACCGTCTCGCCCATTACACGCGGATCTCGCTTGTCCTTCTCGGCTACGCGCCGGATGCCGTTCGCCAGTTTCAGTCTGCCTGCGGCCTGTCGGCAGACGGTGATGTTGGTCCGAAGACGCGAGCGGCTTTGCATACGGCATTGCTGGCTCTGTCCGGAGCGTCGATCAAGGATGCCGGCATTCAGTCCGCGCCCGTCACCGATGACAAGGCCGTGGTCCCGGCCTCAATCGACAAGAAGGTGAAGGACAAGACCAACAATGCCGCAATCCTGTTTGCGGGCAGCGGTCTCGGCACGACCGTCATCACCAGTGCCGTTGGCGCCGGGTGGCAGACCGTCGTGGCGATCGGCGCCGTCTCCATCGTCGCCCTTGGTCTCCTAGTGCTTCTGCGGCGGCAGATCATCGCGGCGATCAAGGATATTCGTGGCGAGGTCGAGGCCTGA
- a CDS encoding YdcF family protein translates to MSSIVYGLIAAVCLPSNFIGVFGLFGVVALFLRWKRTACWLFGTSSVVLCLAGWSPVGPYMLRALENRFPVPELPGSVTGIVMLGGAEETHISADRNTLTLNNNAERIFQTAVLARRYPLARIILSGGGGHLVVDKMQTEADISQRVLVDVGISSEKIETDRRSRTTFENAEESVILAKPQPSDNWILVTSAYNMPRAIASFRAVGFPVTPYPVDYRTGTGGFGLPPGNIADALDIADNAVHEWMGLVVYRLTGKTQFVFPHPD, encoded by the coding sequence ATGTCTTCCATAGTTTACGGGCTAATCGCGGCGGTATGCCTTCCGTCAAATTTCATAGGCGTGTTCGGCTTGTTTGGTGTAGTGGCGCTTTTTCTTCGATGGAAACGCACAGCCTGTTGGTTGTTCGGCACCTCCTCGGTTGTGCTTTGCCTCGCAGGCTGGTCCCCTGTTGGTCCGTATATGCTGAGGGCATTGGAAAATCGGTTCCCGGTGCCGGAACTACCCGGATCTGTGACCGGCATCGTGATGCTTGGCGGAGCTGAAGAGACGCATATCTCAGCGGATAGAAACACACTCACCCTCAACAATAATGCCGAGCGGATCTTTCAAACAGCTGTGCTTGCAAGGCGCTATCCACTTGCTCGCATTATACTTTCAGGGGGTGGTGGGCATCTCGTTGTCGACAAGATGCAAACCGAGGCAGACATTTCCCAGCGCGTCCTTGTTGACGTTGGAATATCGTCAGAGAAAATCGAAACTGATCGGCGCTCCCGCACAACCTTCGAAAATGCAGAGGAAAGCGTGATTTTGGCAAAACCGCAGCCCTCCGACAATTGGATACTTGTGACATCGGCCTACAACATGCCGAGAGCGATCGCCTCATTCAGGGCTGTCGGCTTCCCCGTGACGCCCTATCCGGTTGACTACCGTACCGGAACCGGCGGCTTCGGCCTTCCCCCCGGCAATATTGCCGATGCACTTGATATCGCCGACAACGCCGTTCACGAATGGATGGGTCTGGTCGTCTACCGGCTGACGGGCAAAACGCAGTTTGTGTTCCCGCATCCAGACTAG
- a CDS encoding IS5 family transposase (programmed frameshift), protein MAMRRHELSDEEWAIIAPLLPNNSRGIERVDDRRVINGILWRFRTGSSWRDVPERYGPRTTLYNRFSRWRKAGVWDRLLDAVSKRYDGDIVMIDSSCVRVHQHGANAKKGDLPIPCMGRSRGGLTTKIHALVDADGRPVRLELTAGQAADAPMAEKLLSDLRPGATILADKAYDTDAIRNFAKQRKCWANIPAKANRKQTFSFNRWVYRQRNLVERFFNRIKQMRGLATRYDRRADNYMAALKLVATRIWIASTNESVA, encoded by the exons ATTGCCATGCGCCGTCATGAATTGAGCGACGAAGAATGGGCTATCATTGCACCTCTTTTGCCGAACAATAGCCGTGGAATTGAACGTGTCGATGACCGCCGGGTGATCAACGGCATCCTGTGGCGTTTCAGGACTGGTTCGTCTTGGCGAGATGTGCCGGAGCGTTATGGCCCGCGCACGACGCTTTACAATCGGTTCTCCCGATGGCGCAAGGCGGGCGTCTGGGATCGTCTTCTGGACGCCGTTTCAAAGCGTTACGATGGAGACATCGTGATGATCGACAGTTCTTGTGTTCGCGTTCACCAGCATGGTGCCAACGCTAAAAAGGGGGATCTGCCGATCC CTTGCATGGGACGTTCGCGCGGCGGCCTGACGACAAAGATCCACGCTCTTGTCGATGCAGATGGCAGACCGGTTCGGCTTGAACTCACCGCCGGCCAAGCCGCCGATGCACCGATGGCTGAAAAGCTGTTGAGCGACCTGCGGCCCGGCGCGACGATCCTCGCCGACAAGGCATATGACACCGACGCAATTCGTAACTTTGCCAAGCAACGCAAGTGCTGGGCGAATATCCCTGCAAAGGCCAATCGAAAGCAGACATTCAGCTTCAACCGCTGGGTCTACCGTCAGCGCAATCTCGTGGAACGGTTCTTCAACCGTATCAAGCAGATGCGAGGCCTCGCGACGCGATACGACCGGCGCGCTGATAATTACATGGCCGCCCTCAAGCTTGTCGCGACGAGGATATGGATCGCCTCAACTAATGAGTCCGTGGCCTAG
- a CDS encoding DUF6894 family protein, whose protein sequence is MAKYHFNVRYPGGFIDDEDGVDLPDIDRARHEAVVAIREIISEKVLLGSTIETEQFEITDPEGEILDIVTFRSVLRTTW, encoded by the coding sequence ATGGCTAAATATCACTTCAATGTTCGCTATCCTGGCGGCTTCATCGACGACGAGGATGGCGTGGACCTTCCAGACATCGATCGCGCAAGACACGAAGCTGTTGTCGCCATCCGCGAGATTATTTCCGAGAAGGTGCTTTTGGGAAGCACCATAGAAACTGAGCAGTTTGAAATAACTGACCCCGAAGGCGAAATCCTCGACATTGTCACGTTCAGGTCAGTGCTCAGAACGACTTGGTGA